The genomic segment GGGTATTTAAATCCCCGCCGCTTTCGCCCCCCACCCCCTCCCCCCCCCCAACGGGGGGTGGGGGCTACCCCCCCGGCCCGTGTCTCGCGGATTGCGTTGGGGTAGGGGCCGACCTTCAGGTCGGCCCGCTTCTATAAGGCAGCACTCACCCTTAAACCCGTGCCTCGCAGGCCTCCCACAGGGAGAGGGAAACCGCGGGCCGAACGGTCGGTCCGACTACGATACCTTCTCCACCGGCAGGTAGATGTCGGTCACCAACTCGGCGGGCGGCGTCTTGCCCGGGTCGCTGCGGTAGAACTCGAGGCAGGGCTCGTCGCGCATCGTATAGCCCGAACCCGCCAGCCAGACCTTGATCAGTCTGTCGAAAGTTTCACTCAGTCCCGAATAGGGGCCGACGTAGCGGTATTGGGCGTAGGTTCCGCCGGGCAGCCGCCGCACGCCCACCTCTCCCTCCGGTTTTGTACCCTCGTCCACCGCCATCGCCGCCTCGTAGCGGCACCTATCCACCTCGATCACCACTGGATTGTCCCAGGATAACCCCAGACAGGCCTCCTCGACCTTTTTTGGATGGCGCGTCGAATAGTAAGGCAGCAGCTTCCGCCAGGCTTCGTCTATCCCCTCCTGAAAATATCCCTTGGGCGAGTGGGTGTAGGCGATGGTCATCGGTTCCAGCTCGGCTATCTTGACCCCTTCCATCTCATCCTCCTCGTTTGTGGTTAGCTCTATGCGGGGAGGATAGCGTAGTTCTTCAAGGGCGGCTTTGCCCCGTTTGCTGAATTGGCTGGGGGAGCGGCCGAACTGGCGGGAGAAGGCGCGGCTGAAGGCGGCGGGCGACTCAAAGCCGGCGTCCAGGCCGATGTCGGTCACGCTGCGGTTTCTCGTCACCAGTT from the bacterium genome contains:
- a CDS encoding AraC family transcriptional regulator — encoded protein: MTPRHETLSDYQRRLNEVINYLWYHLDEECDLATLAGIACFSPFHFHRIFRALVGEPVGAYVSRLKLERAAYELVTRNRSVTDIGLDAGFESPAAFSRAFSRQFGRSPSQFSKRGKAALEELRYPPRIELTTNEEDEMEGVKIAELEPMTIAYTHSPKGYFQEGIDEAWRKLLPYYSTRHPKKVEEACLGLSWDNPVVIEVDRCRYEAAMAVDEGTKPEGEVGVRRLPGGTYAQYRYVGPYSGLSETFDRLIKVWLAGSGYTMRDEPCLEFYRSDPGKTPPAELVTDIYLPVEKVS